The following proteins come from a genomic window of Hoplias malabaricus isolate fHopMal1 chromosome 15, fHopMal1.hap1, whole genome shotgun sequence:
- the pgk1 gene encoding phosphoglycerate kinase 1 has translation MSLSNKLTLDKVDVKGKRVVMRVDFNVPMKDKTITNNQRIKAAVPSIKHCLDNGAKAVVLMSHLGRPDGVPMPDKYSLEPVAAELKNLLGKDVQFLKDCVGPEVESACADPPAGSVILLENLRFHVAEEGKGKDAAGNKTKASQEEINAFRASLSKLGDIYVNDAFGTAHRAHSSMVGVDLPQKAAGFLMKKELDYFAMALEKPQRPFLAILGGAKVKDKIQLINNMLDKVDEMIIGGGMAFTFLKVLNNMEIGTSLFDEEGSKIVKDLMAKAEKNGVKIALPVDFVTADKFDEKAATGTATVAEGIPAGWMGLDCGPESSKLYSEAVSRAKQIVWNGPVGVFEWDNFAKGTKNLMDKVVEVTKNGCITIIGGGDTATCCAKWDTEDKVSHVSTGGGASLELLEGKVLPGVDALSSV, from the exons GGTCGATTTCAATGTGCCCATGAAGGACAAGACCATCACAAACAATCAGAG GATTAAGGCTGCAGTCCCATCTATCAAGCACTGTTTAGACAATGGAGCCAAAGCAGTGGTGCTGATGAGCCACTTGGGCCGTCCTGATGGCGTTCCTATGCCTGACAAATACTCTCTAGAGCCTGTGGCTGCAGAACTCAAGAACCTGCTGGGGAA AGATGTTCAGTTCCTGAAAGATTGTGTTGGTCCAGAAGTGGAGAGTGCCTGCGCCGACCCTCCTGCAGGTTCTGTTATTCTTCTGGAGAACCTGCGCTTCCATGTTGCAGAAGAGGGAAAGGGGAAAGACGCTGCAGGAAACAAG ACCAAAGCATCTCAGGAAGAGATTAATGCTTTCAGGGCCTCCTTGTCCAAGCTGGGTGACATCTATGTTAACGATGCATTTGGAACAGCACACAGAGCTCACAG CTCTATGGTAGGAGTGGATCTACCTCAGAAGGCTGCAGGCTTCCTGATGAAGAAAGAGCTGGACTATTTTGCCATGGCCTTAGAGAAACCACAGAGACCTTTCCTAGCCATCCTTGGAGG GGCCAAGGTCAAAGATAAGATCCAGTTGATCAACAACATGCTGGACAAAGTAGATGAGATGATCATTGGGGGTGGCATGGCTTTCACCTTCCTCAAGGTCCTCAACAACATGGAG ATTGGCACCTCCCTGTTTGATGAGGAGGGATCTAAAATTGTAAAGGACCTGATGGCCAAGGCAGAAAAGAACGGCGTCAAGATCGCTCTCCCTGTTGACTTTGTCACTGCTGACAAGTTTGACGAGAAAGCTGCGACAGGCACAGCTACAGTGGCAGAAGGCATTCCAGCAGGCTGGATG GGTCTGGACTGTGGGCCTGAGAGCTCTAAGCTCTATTCTGAAGCTGTGAGCAGAGCCAAGCAGATTGTGTGGAATGGACCTGttggtgtgtttgagtgggATAACTTTGccaagggaaccaaaaatctGATGGACAAAGTTGTTGAAGTAACCAAAAATGGCTGCATCACCATCATTG GTGGCGGTGACACAGCTACTTGTTGCGCCAAGTGGGATACTGAGGACAAAGTCAGCCATGTGAGCACAGGAGGAGGAGCTAGTCTGGAGCTTCTGGAGG GTAAAGTGTTGCCTGGTGTCGATGCCCTGAGCAGTGTATAA